From the Streptomyces pluripotens genome, one window contains:
- a CDS encoding phospholipid carrier-dependent glycosyltransferase, with amino-acid sequence MTREQHRVLPSGTSSGGLARPTPGRVPARLYAAVRRRRRWLVPVLVALLLAQMAAAMVTAAERQTPTIDEPVYVATATDYVREHRLRYNPEHPPLGKLLIAAGVVVADPHYDPSYPGSQGEVGRHLLYESGNDPWRLMLWARLPIIALTLLFGLVAFAFARGLAGTAGGLVALALYAFSPDVIAHGSLATLDVPTAGFVLTSTWLVWRARRRPVLCLPLCGAALGAAVATKMSALAAVPVVLALAALSAVAAGRARRRLSVPGADSAAGRTERTPTALTGAETGRRRRVPALLARVAAAGGRKVPAVFTVPAAGRRRTVLTTLAAMATVALAAVAVVWAAYLAVDPRLRFTPAQPVPALHGLRGRLVDLLPVPEAYRAGMRVQFDLETHRWQGYLFGHLYTGSRWYYLPAALLVKTPLGLLALGAAGAVAIVAVRRLRPAAAYVLLPPLVLLAVAMTGARDFGTRYALFVPMFFAVAAACTAGSSRRWAAGATVVLVLCTAVSSLRTFPYYLPYANEAFGGPARTHLLLHDSNVDWGQDLGRLADRLRQRYPGERVWLVYKGSGVPSYYGIRAADPRRVPPGRVRGLLVVSDSAVAKARGKLAELIDSSRPVGEVGHSISIYRR; translated from the coding sequence ATGACACGCGAACAGCACAGGGTTCTCCCCTCCGGGACTTCTTCCGGGGGGCTCGCGCGGCCGACCCCCGGCCGGGTGCCCGCCCGGCTGTACGCTGCCGTGCGGCGACGCCGCCGGTGGCTGGTGCCGGTGCTCGTGGCACTGTTGCTGGCCCAGATGGCCGCGGCGATGGTGACGGCGGCGGAGCGGCAGACGCCCACCATCGACGAGCCGGTGTACGTCGCGACGGCCACCGACTACGTGCGCGAACACCGGCTTCGCTACAACCCGGAGCATCCGCCGCTGGGCAAACTGCTGATCGCGGCCGGTGTGGTGGTGGCCGACCCGCACTACGACCCGTCGTACCCCGGCTCCCAGGGGGAGGTAGGCCGGCATCTGCTGTACGAGTCGGGCAACGACCCCTGGCGGTTGATGTTGTGGGCGCGGCTGCCAATAATCGCGCTGACCTTGCTGTTCGGGCTGGTCGCCTTCGCGTTCGCCCGCGGGCTGGCGGGCACGGCGGGCGGGCTGGTGGCACTTGCCCTGTACGCCTTCTCGCCCGATGTGATCGCGCACGGTTCACTGGCCACGCTGGACGTGCCGACCGCCGGGTTCGTGCTGACATCAACCTGGCTGGTCTGGCGGGCGCGGCGGCGGCCGGTGCTCTGTCTGCCGCTGTGCGGGGCGGCACTCGGAGCAGCGGTGGCAACCAAGATGAGCGCACTGGCGGCGGTGCCGGTGGTACTGGCGCTCGCGGCGTTGTCCGCAGTGGCCGCCGGGCGGGCACGGCGGAGGCTCTCGGTGCCCGGGGCGGATTCGGCCGCCGGACGGACGGAACGGACGCCAACCGCACTCACCGGAGCGGAGACCGGGCGGCGGCGGAGGGTGCCGGCGCTGCTCGCGCGGGTGGCCGCCGCCGGGGGGAGGAAGGTACCGGCGGTGTTCACGGTTCCGGCCGCCGGCCGCCGACGAACGGTGCTGACTACGCTCGCCGCCATGGCGACCGTGGCGCTGGCGGCGGTGGCGGTCGTGTGGGCCGCGTATCTCGCGGTCGATCCCCGGCTGCGGTTCACACCCGCACAGCCCGTTCCGGCCCTGCACGGGCTGCGCGGACGGTTGGTGGACCTGCTACCGGTGCCCGAGGCCTACCGGGCCGGTATGCGGGTGCAGTTCGACCTGGAGACCCATCGATGGCAGGGCTATCTCTTCGGTCACCTGTACACCGGCTCGCGATGGTATTACCTGCCGGCCGCCCTCCTGGTGAAGACACCGCTCGGCCTGCTGGCGCTGGGCGCGGCCGGTGCCGTGGCGATCGTGGCGGTACGACGGCTGCGGCCCGCGGCGGCATACGTCCTGCTGCCGCCCCTGGTGCTGCTGGCCGTGGCGATGACGGGGGCGCGGGACTTCGGGACCCGGTACGCGCTGTTCGTGCCGATGTTCTTCGCAGTTGCAGCGGCTTGTACGGCGGGGTCCAGCCGGCGGTGGGCGGCCGGGGCGACGGTCGTGCTGGTGCTGTGCACCGCAGTGAGTTCGCTGCGGACGTTCCCGTACTATCTGCCGTACGCCAACGAGGCGTTCGGCGGGCCGGCCCGCACCCATCTCCTGCTGCACGACTCCAACGTGGATTGGGGACAGGACCTGGGCCGTCTCGCCGACCGCCTGCGTCAGCGGTACCCGGGCGAGCGGGTGTGGCTGGTGTACAAGGGCAGCGGAGTACCGTCGTACTACGGCATCCGTGCCGCCGATCCGCGCAGGGTGCCGCCCGGACGGGTGCGCGGCCTGCTGGTGGTGTCGGACTCCGCGGTCGCCAAGGCCCGCGGGAAGCTCGCCGAGTTGATCGACAGCAGCAGGCCGGTCGGGGAGGTCGGCCATTCGATCAGCATCTACCGGCGGTGA